The Equus asinus isolate D_3611 breed Donkey chromosome 4, EquAss-T2T_v2, whole genome shotgun sequence genome has a segment encoding these proteins:
- the RPRM gene encoding protein reprimo, with translation MNPALGNQTDVVGLFLANSSEALERAVRCCTQASVVTDDGFAEGGPDERSLYIMRVVQIAVMCVLSLTVVFGIFFLGCNLLIKSEGMINFLVKDRRPSKEVEAVVVGPY, from the coding sequence ATGAATCCGGCGCTGGGCAACCAGACCGATGTGGTGGGCCTCTTCCTGGCCAACAGCAGCGAGGCGCTGGAGCGCGCCGTGCGCTGCTGCACCCAGGCGTCCGTGGTGACCGACGACGGCTTCGCCGAGGGCGGCCCGGACGAGCGCAGCTTGTACATCATGCGCGTGGTGCAGATCGCGGTCATGTGCGTGCTCTCGCTCACTGTGGTCTTTGGCATCTTCTTCCTCGGCTGCAACCTCCTCATCAAGTCCGAGGGCATGATCAACTTCCTGGTGAAGGACCGGAGACCGTCTAAAGAGGTGGAGGCGGTGGTCGTAGGGCCCTACTGA